From Drosophila yakuba strain Tai18E2 chromosome 2L, Prin_Dyak_Tai18E2_2.1, whole genome shotgun sequence, one genomic window encodes:
- the LOC6526913 gene encoding adult cuticle protein 1, translating into MKFAVVVVLFALAYGVNSSVVPLLTSAHGLVVGAPAVAGSVAIQASAVPAGIPAAVPLALSPAGPVLIQSGPSVVAAPVPAVVSAPAVVAAHAPAVVAVAAPEASYVAKTRGAVHVAPLPGHVQSAASVNLEPAPGTW; encoded by the exons ATGAAG TTCGCCGTTGTCGTAGTCCTGTTCGCTTTGGCCTATGGTGTCAACAGCTCGGTGGTGCCGCTCCTGACCTCCGCCCATGGATTGGTGGTCGGTGCTCCCGCCGTCGCCGGTTCGGTGGCCATCCAGGCATCTGCGGTGCCCGCTGGCATTCCCGCTGCCGTTCCACTGGCCCTGTCCCCAGCCGGACCCGTGCTCATCCAGTCTGGACCATCGGTGGTTGCCGCTCCGGTTCCTGCTGTCGTGTCCGCTCctgctgtggttgctgctcACGCACCCGCCGTGGTGGCCGTCGCCGCTCCGGAGGCCAGCTATGTGGCCAAGACCCGTGGTGCCGTCCATGTGGCTCCGCTGCCCGGACACGTGCAGTCTGCTGCCTCCGTGAACCTGGAACCCGCACCAGGCACCTGGTAA